The Arachis ipaensis cultivar K30076 chromosome B07, Araip1.1, whole genome shotgun sequence genome includes a window with the following:
- the LOC107607122 gene encoding uncharacterized protein LOC107607122: MDASVPFSAVNSAYYQPMIDAIANMGAGYKGPNYQRVRGYLLSKLVEDVKKMIEGYRVIWKQTGCTIMADGWTDRCRRTLINFLVYCPKGTVFLKSVDASHISKTAEALFKLLRDVVLFVGPENVVHVVTDNAANYVAAGRLLESEFPRLYWSPCAAHCINLMLQDIGKFVEVTETVSQASMITKYIYNHCHPLYLMRQFTGGREILRPAPTRFATNFIALQSILAQKDALRAMVTSREWRSSAYSKEAKAKKFVDQVLDSKFWNQCTSLKEKESVRASKA, encoded by the coding sequence ATGGATGCCTCTGTGCCATTTAGTGCGGTTAATTCAGCTTATTATCAGCCGATGATCGATGCTATCGCAAATATGGGTGCAGGGTATAAAGGGCCAAATTACCAAAGAGTTCGTGGATATTTGTTGAGTAAATTGGTTGAAGATGTAAAGAAGATGATTGAAGGTTATCGTGTGATTTGGAAACAAACTGGATGTACTATCATGGCTGATGGATGGACTGATCGTTGTAGGCGTACTTTAATTAATTTCTTGGTTTATTGTCCTAAAGGAACTGTTTTCCTAAAGTCAGTTGATGCTTCTCATATCTCGAAAACTGCTGAGGCTTTGTTTAAGTTGCTTAGGGATGTTGTGTTATTTGTTGGTCCTGAGAATGTTGTACATGTAGTGACGGATAATGCTGCAAATTACGTTGCTGCTGGAAGGTTGTTGGAATCGGAGTTTCCTAGATTGTATTGGTCTCCTTGTGCGGCACATTGTATTAATCTGATGTTGCAGGATATTGGGAAGTTTGTGGAAGTGACTGAAACTGTGTCACAAGCTTCAATGATTACGAAATATATTTATAATCACTGCCATCCTTTGTACTTGATGAGGCAGTTCACAGGCGGCCGAGAAATACTTCGTCCAGCTCCAACTCGATTCGCCACTAATTTCATTGCTTTGCAAAGTATTTTGGCTCAAAAGGATGCATTGAGAGCTATGGTGACATCTAGAGAATGGAGAAGTTCAGCTTACTCTAAAGAAGCCAAAGCAAAAAAGTTTGTGGATCAAGTCTTAGATTCTAAATTTTGGAATCAATGCACTTCACTCAAAGAAAAAGAATCGGTTAGAGCATCAAAAGCTTAA